Within Bdellovibrionales bacterium, the genomic segment CCAAAAACCGGATGTCCAGAAATAAATCTTTCGGTCAATCGAACACAGCCCATGTCGAGAGATCGGCTTGCTTGAATTCCGCCTTTGCTTCCCAAAATAAACTCCGTTGAACCACCCCCTACGTCGATGACTCGACAATTCCCCTTTTGAAGGAAATCTCCCGTTCCTCCAAAAAATGAAAGCTTTGCTTCCTCTATCCCCGATATGATTTGGATCGGAATTCCATACTTGGCTCCAACAGCGATCAGGTCTTCCTTGTTATTGGCCTCTCGAGCTGCGCTTGTCGCCACAGCTTTCACCACATCTGGACTAAATTCAGCAATCTTCGCGGCATATTCCCTGAGGCAATCATCGGCCCTCTTCAGTGCCTCAGGTGAAAAAATGCGCGCTTGATCCATGTTCTGACCTAACCGCGTGACACGATATTCATCGTGAAGGACCTTCACGATTTTGCCTTTTTCAATTTCAACAACCAACAAAAGAAAAGTATTTGAACCCAAATCCAAAAAAGCTATTTTCATAAAGGTGGTCTCAATTTCTTAAGCAGAAGGCTATTCACCAAATCAGGATTGGCTTGCCCCTTGGTTTCTCTCATCACTTGACCCACAAAAAAGCCAAAGACTTTTTCCTTTCCGCTCCGATACTGTTCTACCTGGCCGGAGTTCTTCGCCAGAATTTCGTCAATGATCTTTTCCAAAGTAGAGTTGTCTGAAACCTGAACGAAACCCTTCTCTTCAATTACCTGGTCGGGCCTGCGGCCTGACGACCACATCTCCGCAAACACCAGCTTGCCAATCTTACCTGAGATCGTTCCTTGATCAATAAATTGAATGAGTGAACCCAAATTCTTGGGGGATACCGGCGAGTTCTTGATCTCAATCTTGCCTAAATTTAACTCTCTCAACAGCTCAACCATAATCCAATTGCAGGTCGATTTTGGGTTAGAGCAGACTTTCACGGCCTCTTCAAAATAATCCCCCAGTTCTCTTTCATCTGCCAAGTGAGAGGCATCGATATGGGACAAACCAAAATCAATCTGAAGACGACGAACTCTTTGAAATGGCAATTCCGGAAGGCCTAGCCGAAGCTTTTCAATCCAAGAAGAAGAAATCTCTAAAGGCAGTAGGTCCGGATCAGGAAAATATCGATAATCGTGAGCATCTTCTTTTGATCTCATGGCATACGTGCGATTTTTGACCGAGTCAAAAAGTCTGGTCTCTTGTACGACCCGTTGACCAGTTTCTACGAGATCGATCTGTCGCTGAATTTCGTATTCAATAGCCTTCTCAATAAAACGAAAGGAATTGATATTTTTAATTTCAACTCTCGTGCCTAATTGGGGATTGTTCTTCTGACGAATACTTACGTTGCAATCGCAGCGAAGAGATCCCTCCTCGAGGTTTCCATCGCATGCTTCCAAATATCTTAAGGTCCTGCGAATTGCTCTTACATATTCGGCCGCAACCGCTGGTGACCGAATGACTGGTGCCGAAACAATTTCAAGGAGCGGTACACCTGCTCGATTATAGTTGAGAAGAGTCCCATCGCCATGATGAGTGGACTTTCCCGCGTCTTCCTCCATGTGAGCGCGCGTTATTTCTACGCGCATAGGTTCGCCATCAACAAAGAAATCAATATACCCGTTTTCACA encodes:
- the gatB gene encoding Asp-tRNA(Asn)/Glu-tRNA(Gln) amidotransferase subunit GatB, giving the protein MSSGDWEAVIGLEIHAQLLTRSKIFSPDSASFGGGDNQHVHPVSLGMPGTLPVLNEKAVELSVLIGLALNCRINKQSVFARKNYFYPDLPKGYQISQFDVPLCENGYIDFFVDGEPMRVEITRAHMEEDAGKSTHHGDGTLLNYNRAGVPLLEIVSAPVIRSPAVAAEYVRAIRRTLRYLEACDGNLEEGSLRCDCNVSIRQKNNPQLGTRVEIKNINSFRFIEKAIEYEIQRQIDLVETGQRVVQETRLFDSVKNRTYAMRSKEDAHDYRYFPDPDLLPLEISSSWIEKLRLGLPELPFQRVRRLQIDFGLSHIDASHLADERELGDYFEEAVKVCSNPKSTCNWIMVELLRELNLGKIEIKNSPVSPKNLGSLIQFIDQGTISGKIGKLVFAEMWSSGRRPDQVIEEKGFVQVSDNSTLEKIIDEILAKNSGQVEQYRSGKEKVFGFFVGQVMRETKGQANPDLVNSLLLKKLRPPL
- a CDS encoding Ppx/GppA family phosphatase, which encodes MKIAFLDLGSNTFLLLVVEIEKGKIVKVLHDEYRVTRLGQNMDQARIFSPEALKRADDCLREYAAKIAEFSPDVVKAVATSAAREANNKEDLIAVGAKYGIPIQIISGIEEAKLSFFGGTGDFLQKGNCRVIDVGGGSTEFILGSKGGIQASRSLDMGCVRLTERFISGHPVFGQELRTLRTFVQSQLEHLPHDICTDSGPVIAVSGTPTTLASVILGEKEFSAKSIHGFRLKLATMEQWCERIMGMTLTEISSLPGMEPQRADVILAGLLILIESSKILEVEELIVSARGVRYGAALEVAK